The genomic stretch CATCCATATCATCAGATGAATTGCTGCTGCTCTCTTTTTCATCATCCATTTGGTCCATTAATGAATCAAAGTTTGCAAAACTATCTTCATCAAGATCATCATTACTATCTAAATCACCTAATGAATCATCAAATGAACTTGATAATAGGTCATCATCTGATGATGGAAGTGAAATATCATCATCACTAGAAGTCATATCATCAACTGTCAATTCATCTTTAATTTTGCTAAGAAGATCAACCATCTCTGTTGGAAGAAAAGGTTTTTTCAAATAAAAATCAAATTCAGGATTTTTTTGATTTTCATCAGCATAAATCAATCCATATTTTTTTGCTTTGACTAAATTTTTAAACTCATCTACCGTTAATTCATTCAATTTTGCATTGTCTATGAATACAATATCGGCACTTGTACTACCCTCAATCTCTTCAATATCAAAGATTTCTTCGACTTCAACACCAGCTTTTTGCGCACTTAAACCTGTGAGTTTTGCAACAACAGGATTGTCGTTTACCAGTAGCATTCGCATAGTCAGCCCTTTTTAGGTGGGAATTTTAATATATTGTATAACCCTATTCATTTATTTTTGCTTTAACTCAGCTTATCCAACGCATTAATACATCTATAGCATTTAAAAAATGTGTTTTAAACAGTATCATAATAGATCCAAATATAGCGATCCAGACACTCATAGACAAAAATATTTTGATAGGAAAACCTACTACAAGCAAGTTAAATTGCGGCATTGTTTTCATCAACATTCCAAAAATAACATCTGAAAGCAATGAAAGAGCAATTATTGGAAAAGCTATAGAAAAACCAAACATAAACAATCCACTCATTGCATTCATAAGGTAATCAAACATTGAATGGTTCATAACAATATCACCTAAAGGGGCTGTTCTAATTGCATCAACCATCCACATCAGCATCATATAATGACCGTTAAAACTAAGCATTACAACTGTAGCCATCAATAGCAAAAACTGACCTACCAAAGGAGATTGCACCTGTGTTTGTGGGTCAATGACACTTGCCATAGAAAAACCCATTACAAATGATATCTGTTCACCTGCATATGATATGATGCCAAAAACAATATTCATAGCCAAACCAGCCAAAAGTCCCATAATTACTTCAGAAAGTATTGCAGCAAAAAATGCTGAAGCAGTAGGAGGCTCTGGTGTAACAGGTACTACCGGATATAAAACAATAGCCAAATAGAATGCAAATGCCGCTTTAATCTGTGTCGGGACTGACATATGATTGTAAAATGGTAAAAATACAAATAACGTGGAGAGTCTTACAAAAAGAAGAAGAAAAGTATAAATATGATCAGGATGAAGTAAGCTGTACCAGCTCACTGTATCTGCTCCAATCTTCTATTTTCCAATCGATATACCCTATCACAACTTTTTGCTATTCGCTCATCATGAGTTACAAGAAATAGAGCGCCTGAAACTTTTTTAATATGTTCAAAAACTGCATCCATAACTATGTGTGCAGTCTCATCATCCAAATTTCCGGTAGGCTCATCTGCAAAGATGATTCTCGGTTTTTTTGAAAGAACACGGGCTATTGAAACTCTTTGCTGTTGACCGCCTGAAAGTTCTGTAACCCTTTGGTTAATTACATTTTCAATGCCTAAACGATGTAAAATCTCAGTATCAGGCTTATTTTCGCTCAAAAGAGTCGCTATCTCAATATTTTCCGCCCCACTCATTCCTTTAAAAAGATAGTGAAACTGAAAAATTATACCTATTTTGAAGCGTCTAATTGCTAGCTGCTCTTTTGAACTCAAACTGTACAAATCTTTTCCAAAAAGCTCTACTGAACCCTTTTGCGGTTTTAGAAGTGTTGCTAAAATATGTAAAAGTGTAGATTTTCCACTACCGCTTACACCGATAACAGCAACTTTTTCATTCTCTTTGATAGTAAGATCGATATTTTCAAAAAGTAGATAATCAAATGAATGAGATAGATTTTTTGCCTTAAGTAGTTCCAAGCCGCCTGAAGATGGCGACTCAGATAGAGATGAAAGAGACATAGGGAATTATTTGCCCATTTGTGCCGCAACTTCTGCTGCGAAATCTTCCTCTTTCTTTTCAATACCTTCACCAAGCTCAAAGCGGATGAATTCAACAATTTTAGCAGTTCCACCAGCCTCTTTTGCAGCTGCATTTAGAACTTCACCAACTGTTTTCTTGTCATCCATAACAAATGGCTGGTTTACAAGAGTGTTATCTTTTAAGAAACGCTTGATCTTACCAGGAAGGATTTTATCCCAGATATTCTCAGGCTTACCCTCTTTTTTAAGTTGTTCAATAGCGATCTCTTTCTCTTTTTCGATCACTTCAGCAGGAACAGCTTCTTCATCAAGATATGCAGGGTTCATTGCAGCAATGTGCATTGCAATATTTTTAAGTGTAGGGCGAACAGCTTCACAAGTTTTGTCACTGTCACATTTTGCAGCAACTAAAACCCCAACTTTTCCATTTCCGTGAATATAACCCTCTACCACACCATTTTCACCTGCATTAACAGTTACAAAGCGGCGAGTAACGATGTTTTCACCAATTTTTGCAATCTCACCTTTAAGGAACTCTTCAAATCTAGTTCCATCAATCTCTGTCTCAAGAAGATCTTCAACTGTTGTAGCAGTTGAACAGTGAATGTGGCGAGTAGCTTTTTTTACAAGTGCTTTAAAGTTATCGTTTTGAGCAACAAAGTCTGTTTCAGAGTTGATCTCTGCAATAGTACCTTTGCGAGAATCTTCACTGATTTCAATGCTAATAGCACCTTCACTTGCAATTCGTCCAGCTTTTTTAGCTGCACTTGAAAGACCTTTTTTACGAAGCCACTCAACAGCAGCATCCATATCACCATTTGTTTCAGTAAGAGCTTTCTTACAATCCATCATCCCCGCATTTGTCATTTGGCGGAGTTCTTTTACCATTGCTGCAGTTACTGCCATAGGTTACTCTCCTTTTTTCTCTGTTGCTTCTTCAGCTTCACCCTCTGCAACTGCTTCTTCAGTTACAGCCGCCATCTCTTCTTCAGTTACCTCTTCTACAGCCTCTTCACCATCTTGAGCTGCAAGTTCGCGACCTTCAATAACAGCGTCAGCCATTTCACGGCAGAAAAGTTGGATAGATCTGATAGCATCGTCGTTACCAGGAATTGGGTAATCAATTACATCAGGATCGCAGTTAGTATCTAGTGGAGCAACAACAGGAATACCTAGGCGGCGTGCTTCTTTAATAGCAATACGCTCTTTAACTGCATCAACAACAAAAAGCATATCAGGAAGTTTTTTCATACTACGGATACCGCCAAGATAGTTCTCAAGCTTCTCTTTTTTACGCTTGAGCATCAATGCCTCTTTTTTAGTAAGAAGGTCCATTTTTCCAGACTCTTCCATCTCTTCAATAACTTCTAGCTTACGAATAGATTTGCGGATAGTTTGATAGTTTGTCAACATACCACCTAACCAGCGAGTCTGAACATAAGGCATTCCACAGCGCTGTGCATGCTCAACAATTGCATTACGAGCTTGCTTTTTTGTTCCTACGAACATAATAGTTTTACCTTCAGCAGCTGCATCACGAACTATATTATATGTATATCTGAAATATCGAAGAGTCTTTTGCAAATCGATAATATGAATATTTTTTCTTACACCAAAGATGAATTTTTTCATCTTAGGGTTCCAACGACGTGTCTGATGTCCAAAGTGCATACCGCACTCAAGTAGGTCTTTCATTGTGACCATGAGTTCTCCTTGAAGAATATATTATTTTTGATTTAGCCATATGGCCAGGTTTGTTCCTCTGTGCCCATCAACGCAATATAGCGCAACCTGTCAAGGATTGACACATGTGAGGTTTCCCAAAGGGAAAGCGATTTTATCTAAAAAGTGTTTAAGAGTTGTTTAAATATTTAGAACTATTTATCAATATCTTCAATAAATCTATACTCATCATAAAGCATATAAAACAGTGTACCAAATACTCCAATAATGGCAAATGCAACAGCAAAACTCATACTAATCCTTTACAACTTCTAATTGCTTTATAAAGAGATCTCGCTTTCTCTCTTCTTTTCTAATCATAAAACCTAAAACAATAACCCCAATTGTACCAAGAATTAAAAGAGTGTTAACAATTATATTATCTTTTACAGTCTCTTGAGAGATACCAAACACAACTCCAATAATACCTGACATTAAAACAATCAAAATATATCTTAAATGCCTTACTCTATCAGCAATCTGTTCAATTCTTTTTTGTAATGCTTCTCTCTTTCCCATTTCAATTATATCTGCATTCCACTTAGTTTCTCTTTTACAGCCTTAACATGCCCTTTTACTCTAACCTTGTACCACGTAGCAGCAATGTTGCCTTCAGGGTCTATGATGAATGTAGATCGAATAACACCTTCATACTCTTTGCCATACATCTTTTTCAAACCCCAAGCTCCGTAAGCTTTTAACACCTCTTTGCTCTCATCACTAAGAAGTGTAATTTTAAGCTCTTTTTTCTCTATAAATTTACGATGTTTTTCAGGTGAATCAGGACTTACACCTAAAATTACCGCATCTAAACCTTCAAACTCTGGTTCAGCTTCTGTAAATTCACACGCTTCTGTTGTACACCCAGGTGTTAAATCTTTAGGATAAAAATAGAGTACTATCCACTTTCCTTTAAGATCTCTCAAGCAAATTTCAACTTCATCCTGATTTGGTAAACAAAACTCAGGTGCTTTTTGTCCAACTTCTAACATTCCCACTCCTTTTTCTGCTCTTATTTTATTTTTTAACTCAAAAACGGTAGTATATCATTTATGGAAAATATGGAAAAGAGACAACTGCTTGAAGATATAGAAAAACTGCTCAGTTTTGATGGTAATGATACCGAGATAAACCCAAACTATTTGAAATATTTTACTATTGACGAACTAATTTCGATCAAAAAAGAGTTAGAAAAAAAATATGCCAATATGGTAGAAGATAATCTCGAATGGATGCAACAGTTTAAAAAACAATGATCTATATTATTTTTTTAGTAAAATATTGAAGCTTATCAATTATTAGTTTTTTATCAAAATCTATATTTAAACAGCAAATAAGTTGATAGTAATCTTTTATATCAATTTTAAAACTTGATGGAGATTAATACTAAAATTATGGAACCAACACCGATTAGTTTTCCAAAAACTGGTAAAAACTCATTTTCATTTTCAAGAGAATCAATAAGCCAATATCCAAATATAAAAAAAATAATTCCAGTTAACAATAAAATAAAAGGAGCTTTTTTAGATACTGTCATCTTCTACACCTTAATTAAGTTTTTAATGTTTGTACTGTAAAACTTTCAAGTATTTAATACAAAAAACCAAAAAGCCAAAGAGGGATAACATTTTTATCTCCTATTTCGATGTCGTCTTTTACAATAAAACCATTTTCAATATTTTTAATCTGTTTTTTTGTTTTGTTTTTCCCACCAACTTCAAAAGTATATTCATTTACTGTAAAATCACCTTTTGGAGGTGCATATATTTCATGCCCTTCAAGCATAGAAGCGAAAAATACTTCTCTTATTGAGCCAATTTCTTGTGTTTCACAATAACAAAAATGAAGATTGGTGTTATTAAGATATATTTTTTCAGGTTTAGTAAGAATTGCATCTTTTTTATTGGCACTTTTTATAAGTCTGATTATTTTGGCTTTTTGCAGTAATTCTAAATATTCATAAATTTCAGCATAAGAAGTTTTTGCCATATCCATTTTTGTTAGAAGTTCTTGCATATTTGGTTTAAAAGGATGTGAAGAACAGATATATTCTATAAGTTTTTTAAATTTTCTTATTGTAGTGAATTTTATATTTGATATTGCTGGTATATCAACTTCCAATACTACATTTATTGTCTCTTTGAGTTTTAAAAGATATGAGCTAATATCACGATTTTGAAAATAAAAAGGATAATATCCAACTTCGAAATACTCTTTAAAATCAGGTAATAATGAAGGTTTATTAATTTTTTCCATAATCTCAAAAGCTATATTTACATGATTTTTAATCAACTCATCTAGTGTAATACTCTCTATTTCAAAACCATACTTAAAATTCAAAAACTCCCTAAAAGACATCCCTTTAACTTCTTTTAGCAACACTCTTCTACTTAAATCAGCTTTTGCATTGTTTATAGATAATACACTGCTACCACTTACAATAACTCTTAAATCAAAAATATCATAAATGTTTTTGAGCTCTTTTTCGAAATTTTGATATTTATGAATTTCGTCTATTATTAACAGTTTGCCATTTTCTTTATAAAAAGCCTCAGCAATTTCAAACAGACTCTCCCCATCAATCCAGTCGG from Hydrogenimonas thermophila encodes the following:
- the fliR gene encoding flagellar biosynthetic protein FliR codes for the protein MSWYSLLHPDHIYTFLLLFVRLSTLFVFLPFYNHMSVPTQIKAAFAFYLAIVLYPVVPVTPEPPTASAFFAAILSEVIMGLLAGLAMNIVFGIISYAGEQISFVMGFSMASVIDPQTQVQSPLVGQFLLLMATVVMLSFNGHYMMLMWMVDAIRTAPLGDIVMNHSMFDYLMNAMSGLFMFGFSIAFPIIALSLLSDVIFGMLMKTMPQFNLLVVGFPIKIFLSMSVWIAIFGSIMILFKTHFLNAIDVLMRWIS
- a CDS encoding ABC transporter ATP-binding protein yields the protein MSLSSLSESPSSGGLELLKAKNLSHSFDYLLFENIDLTIKENEKVAVIGVSGSGKSTLLHILATLLKPQKGSVELFGKDLYSLSSKEQLAIRRFKIGIIFQFHYLFKGMSGAENIEIATLLSENKPDTEILHRLGIENVINQRVTELSGGQQQRVSIARVLSKKPRIIFADEPTGNLDDETAHIVMDAVFEHIKKVSGALFLVTHDERIAKSCDRVYRLENRRLEQIQ
- the tsf gene encoding translation elongation factor Ts; amino-acid sequence: MAVTAAMVKELRQMTNAGMMDCKKALTETNGDMDAAVEWLRKKGLSSAAKKAGRIASEGAISIEISEDSRKGTIAEINSETDFVAQNDNFKALVKKATRHIHCSTATTVEDLLETEIDGTRFEEFLKGEIAKIGENIVTRRFVTVNAGENGVVEGYIHGNGKVGVLVAAKCDSDKTCEAVRPTLKNIAMHIAAMNPAYLDEEAVPAEVIEKEKEIAIEQLKKEGKPENIWDKILPGKIKRFLKDNTLVNQPFVMDDKKTVGEVLNAAAKEAGGTAKIVEFIRFELGEGIEKKEEDFAAEVAAQMGK
- the rpsB gene encoding 30S ribosomal protein S2, whose product is MVTMKDLLECGMHFGHQTRRWNPKMKKFIFGVRKNIHIIDLQKTLRYFRYTYNIVRDAAAEGKTIMFVGTKKQARNAIVEHAQRCGMPYVQTRWLGGMLTNYQTIRKSIRKLEVIEEMEESGKMDLLTKKEALMLKRKKEKLENYLGGIRSMKKLPDMLFVVDAVKERIAIKEARRLGIPVVAPLDTNCDPDVIDYPIPGNDDAIRSIQLFCREMADAVIEGRELAAQDGEEAVEEVTEEEMAAVTEEAVAEGEAEEATEKKGE
- the bcp gene encoding thioredoxin-dependent thiol peroxidase; protein product: MLEVGQKAPEFCLPNQDEVEICLRDLKGKWIVLYFYPKDLTPGCTTEACEFTEAEPEFEGLDAVILGVSPDSPEKHRKFIEKKELKITLLSDESKEVLKAYGAWGLKKMYGKEYEGVIRSTFIIDPEGNIAATWYKVRVKGHVKAVKEKLSGMQI
- a CDS encoding ATP-binding protein, which translates into the protein MLNRLRLFQSAIVRNLKTTHKRYFYNELNNNEKLLAIIGARGVGKTTALLQYLKESEILANEKLYISADWIDGESLFEIAEAFYKENGKLLIIDEIHKYQNFEKELKNIYDIFDLRVIVSGSSVLSINNAKADLSRRVLLKEVKGMSFREFLNFKYGFEIESITLDELIKNHVNIAFEIMEKINKPSLLPDFKEYFEVGYYPFYFQNRDISSYLLKLKETINVVLEVDIPAISNIKFTTIRKFKKLIEYICSSHPFKPNMQELLTKMDMAKTSYAEIYEYLELLQKAKIIRLIKSANKKDAILTKPEKIYLNNTNLHFCYCETQEIGSIREVFFASMLEGHEIYAPPKGDFTVNEYTFEVGGKNKTKKQIKNIENGFIVKDDIEIGDKNVIPLWLFGFLY